In one window of Zhongshania aliphaticivorans DNA:
- the trxB gene encoding thioredoxin-disulfide reductase, whose translation MSDSQHHRLIILGSGPAGYTAAVYAARANLNPVVITGIQQGGQLTTTTDVDNWPGDQNGVQGPELMARMQEHAERFETEVVFDHIDSVDLNNKPFTLKGSKTYTCDGLIIATGASAQYLGLPSEEAFMGKGVSACATCDGFFYRGKKVAVIGGGNTAVEEALYLSNIASEVTLIHRRDSLRSEKILQDKLLERAENGNVNILWNNTLDEVLGDDSGVTGLRLKSTADGSTQEIDVAGVFIAIGHKPNTDIFDGQLDMKDGYLKIHSGTEGNATQTSIEGVFAAGDVADHIYRQAVTSAGFGCMAALDAERYLDDLAQ comes from the coding sequence ATGAGCGACAGCCAACATCACCGTCTAATTATTCTAGGTTCGGGCCCCGCGGGGTATACTGCTGCGGTTTATGCAGCCCGTGCAAATCTTAACCCTGTGGTTATTACTGGGATTCAGCAAGGTGGCCAGCTCACCACAACAACCGATGTCGACAACTGGCCCGGAGATCAAAATGGGGTTCAAGGCCCTGAGCTTATGGCCAGAATGCAAGAACATGCTGAGCGCTTTGAGACGGAAGTTGTGTTTGATCATATTGACTCTGTTGATTTAAACAACAAACCTTTCACCTTAAAAGGCAGCAAAACCTATACCTGTGATGGTTTAATCATCGCCACTGGAGCATCTGCACAATATTTAGGGTTGCCCTCAGAAGAAGCCTTTATGGGTAAAGGTGTGTCGGCCTGCGCGACCTGCGATGGATTCTTTTACCGTGGTAAAAAAGTTGCCGTTATCGGTGGCGGCAATACGGCAGTAGAAGAAGCCCTGTATCTTTCAAATATTGCCTCTGAGGTGACCTTAATTCACCGCCGTGACAGCTTACGCTCTGAAAAAATTCTACAAGATAAACTTCTTGAGCGCGCAGAAAATGGCAATGTGAATATTTTGTGGAATAACACCTTGGATGAAGTCTTGGGTGATGACAGCGGCGTGACGGGCTTACGTCTTAAAAGCACCGCAGATGGCAGCACGCAAGAGATCGATGTGGCCGGTGTGTTTATTGCGATTGGACACAAGCCAAATACTGATATTTTTGATGGCCAGCTCGACATGAAAGACGGTTATCTGAAAATTCATAGCGGTACTGAGGGTAATGCAACTCAAACTAGTATCGAAGGGGTTTTTGCTGCCGGTGATGTTGCTGATCACATCTATCGTCAAGCGGTAACATCGGCAGGCTTTGGCTGCATGGCAGCGCTTGATGCTGAACGCTACCTCGACGACTTGGCTCAATAA
- the clpA gene encoding ATP-dependent Clp protease ATP-binding subunit ClpA: MLSKDLETTLSQAFKSARSRRHEFMTVEHLLLALADNEAAMKVLLACGADLPQLKGELKEFVDATTPRIPEDDAERDTQPTLGFQRVLQRAVFHVQSSGKQEVTGANVLVAIFSEQESQAVYFLKSQNVNRLDVVNYITHGISKVSGAEGLDHEQQNDQEADNADPEQRPLENFATNLNEEAKAGRIDPLIGRADEVERVAQILTRRRKNNPLLVGESGVGKTAIAEGLAKRIVDGDVPSVLIDSVVYSLDMGALLAGTKYRGDFEKRLKGLLADLKKREGAILFIDEIHTIIGAGAASGGVMDASNLLKPLLSSGQMRCIGSTTFQEYRGIFDKDRALSRRFQKVDVNEPSVEDTFLILKGLRSRFESHHELSYSDGALRTAAELSARYINDRFLPDKAIDVIDEAGAYQRLQTPENRVEKIDIAEIEAIVAKIARIPPKSVSSDDRASLAKLEDNLKMVVFGQDQAVAELSASIKLARAGLKSAEKPIGSFLLAGPTGVGKTEICRQLAKLLGLELIRFDMSEYMERHTVSRLIGAPPGYVGFDQGGLLTDSVTKHPHSVVLLDEIEKAHPDLFNLLLQVMDHGSLTDNNGRKADFRNVIFVMTTNAGAESMSRRSIGFTEQDNQTDSTEAINRLFTPEFRNRLDSVISFAPLESDVVLTVVDKFLVELQAQLDDKKVVLNVDDAARHWLVENGYDKTMGARPMARVIQQHIKKPLAEMVLFGSLEKQGGSVNITVDGEGLALTADAVNEEESQTCD, from the coding sequence ATGTTGAGCAAAGATCTCGAAACAACATTGAGCCAGGCATTTAAATCGGCTCGTAGTCGTCGTCATGAATTTATGACGGTAGAACATCTCTTGTTAGCCCTGGCTGACAATGAGGCGGCCATGAAAGTGCTACTTGCCTGTGGTGCGGACCTACCCCAGCTTAAGGGCGAGTTAAAAGAGTTTGTGGATGCAACAACGCCGCGCATCCCAGAAGATGACGCGGAGCGCGACACTCAGCCCACACTCGGTTTCCAGCGCGTACTCCAGCGTGCAGTATTTCATGTCCAATCATCTGGTAAACAAGAGGTGACTGGCGCCAATGTTCTGGTGGCTATTTTTAGTGAACAAGAAAGCCAAGCTGTTTACTTTTTGAAATCACAAAATGTGAACCGGCTTGATGTTGTAAATTACATTACCCACGGGATATCTAAAGTTTCAGGTGCCGAGGGCTTAGATCATGAACAGCAAAATGATCAAGAAGCTGATAATGCAGACCCAGAGCAGCGACCTCTGGAAAATTTTGCAACGAATTTGAATGAAGAAGCCAAGGCTGGACGTATAGACCCGCTTATCGGTCGCGCAGATGAAGTCGAGCGTGTTGCACAAATTCTAACTCGCCGAAGAAAGAATAATCCGCTATTGGTCGGTGAATCAGGTGTGGGTAAAACTGCAATTGCTGAGGGTTTGGCCAAGCGTATTGTCGATGGTGACGTACCCAGTGTATTAATTGATAGCGTGGTGTATTCCCTTGATATGGGCGCATTACTTGCGGGAACTAAATACCGTGGTGACTTTGAAAAACGCCTGAAAGGTTTACTTGCCGATCTTAAAAAACGAGAGGGCGCCATTCTCTTTATAGATGAAATCCACACCATTATCGGTGCAGGTGCGGCATCGGGCGGGGTAATGGATGCCTCCAATCTATTAAAGCCTTTGCTAAGCTCTGGGCAAATGCGGTGTATTGGTTCGACAACCTTCCAAGAGTACCGCGGTATATTTGACAAAGATCGCGCTCTGAGTCGACGCTTTCAAAAGGTTGATGTCAACGAGCCTTCCGTCGAAGATACTTTCCTTATTCTTAAGGGCTTAAGGTCTCGGTTTGAATCGCATCACGAGTTATCTTATAGCGATGGCGCACTGCGTACTGCAGCTGAGCTTTCAGCCCGCTATATCAACGACCGTTTTTTACCTGACAAGGCGATAGACGTCATTGATGAGGCGGGTGCCTATCAGCGCCTTCAAACTCCTGAAAATCGTGTAGAAAAAATCGATATTGCTGAGATTGAAGCAATCGTAGCCAAAATAGCCCGCATACCACCGAAAAGTGTTTCCTCTGACGACCGTGCGTCGCTGGCCAAACTGGAAGACAATCTCAAGATGGTGGTCTTTGGTCAAGACCAGGCTGTTGCTGAGCTTAGTGCATCTATAAAGCTTGCTAGAGCTGGGTTGAAATCTGCCGAGAAACCGATTGGTAGTTTTCTGCTGGCAGGACCAACTGGTGTTGGTAAAACCGAAATTTGTCGTCAGCTTGCCAAACTTTTAGGTTTGGAGCTAATTCGATTTGATATGTCTGAATATATGGAGCGCCACACGGTGTCACGCTTAATTGGTGCGCCCCCTGGCTATGTTGGCTTTGATCAAGGTGGTTTATTAACCGACTCTGTCACCAAGCACCCGCATTCGGTGGTGCTACTTGATGAAATTGAAAAAGCGCACCCGGATTTATTCAACCTTCTGCTACAGGTAATGGACCATGGTTCACTTACCGACAACAACGGTCGCAAAGCAGATTTCCGTAATGTGATTTTTGTCATGACGACCAATGCTGGCGCTGAAAGCATGAGCCGCCGCTCTATCGGCTTTACAGAGCAAGACAATCAAACCGACTCTACTGAAGCGATAAATCGTTTGTTTACACCAGAGTTTCGCAACCGACTCGATAGCGTTATTTCGTTTGCGCCTTTAGAGTCCGATGTTGTATTGACGGTTGTTGATAAATTCTTGGTTGAGCTACAAGCACAGCTAGACGACAAAAAAGTTGTACTCAATGTGGATGATGCTGCACGGCATTGGCTAGTTGAGAATGGCTATGATAAAACCATGGGGGCTCGGCCAATGGCACGGGTTATACAGCAGCATATCAAAAAGCCGCTTGCAGAAATGGTGCTATTTGGAAGCCTAGAAAAACAGGGTGGATCCGTGAATATCACCGTAGATGGTGAAGGTCTAGCTCTAACCGCAGATGCGGTCAATGAGGAGGAGAGCCAGACCTGCGACTAA
- a CDS encoding replication-associated recombination protein A → MRPQALEHYLGQDHLLGKDQPLRRALDSGQLHSMIFWGPPGVGKTTLAQLIAQLCDAHFINISAVLAGVKDIRSAVEEAKKQQFFQRRTILFIDEVHRFNKAQQDAFLPYVEDGTVIFVGATTENPSFEINNALLSRARVYQLNALTDESLFHIIQHASDRQGWIISPEQIKRIAAHADGDARRALNLIELAGDMVDEQSELTAGIINLVLNGQPRRFDKGGDLFYEQISALHKSVRGSSADGALYWFCRMLDGGCEPLYIARRLVRMASEDIGNADPRALRLCLDAWETQERLGSPEGELAMAQAVCYLAAAPKSNAVYTAYNAIRRDIASSPSYDVPMHLRNAPTGMMKEQGFGEGYRYAHDEVDAYAAGENYLPEELKDKVYYQPVERGLEKKIAEKLRYLRQRDIEAPFIRYR, encoded by the coding sequence ATGCGGCCACAAGCCCTAGAGCATTACCTTGGCCAAGATCATTTATTGGGGAAAGACCAGCCTTTGCGTAGAGCTTTAGACTCTGGTCAGCTCCATTCAATGATTTTTTGGGGACCACCAGGAGTGGGTAAAACAACCCTAGCGCAATTAATAGCCCAACTTTGTGACGCTCATTTTATCAATATTTCGGCGGTACTTGCCGGTGTAAAAGATATTCGATCTGCAGTAGAAGAAGCTAAAAAACAGCAGTTTTTCCAGCGGAGAACAATACTATTTATCGATGAGGTGCATCGTTTTAATAAGGCCCAACAGGACGCGTTTTTGCCTTACGTGGAAGACGGTACGGTTATCTTTGTGGGTGCAACCACTGAAAACCCATCCTTTGAAATCAATAATGCCTTATTGTCTCGTGCTCGGGTTTACCAATTAAACGCTCTCACCGATGAATCGCTATTTCATATTATTCAGCATGCATCTGATCGTCAGGGCTGGATAATTTCTCCTGAGCAAATCAAACGTATTGCCGCACACGCGGATGGAGATGCTCGGCGTGCACTGAACCTCATTGAGCTTGCCGGTGATATGGTTGACGAGCAATCTGAGTTGACGGCAGGGATCATAAACTTAGTTCTAAACGGCCAACCACGGCGATTTGATAAGGGTGGCGATCTGTTTTACGAGCAGATTTCAGCATTACATAAATCTGTCCGTGGTAGCTCTGCAGATGGTGCCTTGTACTGGTTTTGCCGCATGTTAGACGGTGGTTGTGAGCCGCTCTACATAGCAAGGCGTCTTGTCCGCATGGCGAGTGAAGATATCGGTAATGCCGATCCTAGAGCGCTGCGGCTTTGCCTAGATGCTTGGGAAACCCAAGAGCGATTAGGTAGCCCAGAGGGTGAACTGGCGATGGCACAAGCCGTGTGTTATCTGGCAGCGGCACCTAAAAGCAATGCGGTATACACAGCGTATAATGCCATTCGACGTGATATTGCCTCGTCACCTAGCTATGACGTTCCAATGCATTTACGAAATGCACCCACTGGAATGATGAAGGAACAAGGTTTTGGCGAGGGCTACCGTTATGCCCACGATGAAGTAGATGCTTACGCTGCTGGAGAAAATTATCTACCCGAAGAACTTAAAGATAAGGTCTACTACCAACCGGTAGAGCGTGGTTTAGAGAAAAAAATTGCTGAAAAGCTTAGGTACCTACGGCAGAGAGACATTGAAGCACCGTTTATACGCTATCGTTAA
- a CDS encoding arginyltransferase, translating into MTEPKDIKLYATHPHPCSYFSEREARTIFIDPELAPSPAIYSALSRRGFRRSGNHIYRPDCSSCQDCIASRVPVGLFTPNRQQRRVLNRNNDVVVKISAVLSEQAYPLYERYINIRHQDGDMYPPSQEQFDNFLSKSNASTEYIHFYDDDVLIAVAVTDVLDDGLSAIYTFYDPEQTRRSLGVFGILWQINYAKSLNLPYVYLGYWIKDCQKMRYKTDYRPIELLMNNRWVLLN; encoded by the coding sequence ATGACAGAACCCAAGGATATAAAGCTTTACGCTACCCACCCACATCCGTGTAGTTATTTCTCGGAGCGGGAGGCAAGAACTATTTTCATTGATCCAGAGCTGGCTCCATCACCCGCGATATACAGTGCACTGTCTCGGCGTGGTTTTAGACGCAGTGGTAATCATATTTATCGCCCTGATTGTTCAAGTTGCCAAGATTGTATTGCTAGCCGCGTTCCTGTGGGCCTGTTTACACCTAACCGCCAACAACGCCGCGTTTTAAATCGCAACAACGATGTGGTCGTAAAAATTTCCGCTGTATTATCTGAGCAAGCCTATCCACTTTATGAGCGCTATATTAATATCCGCCACCAAGATGGTGATATGTACCCCCCGTCGCAGGAACAGTTCGATAATTTTTTAAGCAAATCGAATGCAAGCACCGAATATATTCATTTTTATGATGACGATGTATTGATTGCCGTTGCTGTCACCGATGTTTTAGACGATGGCTTGTCAGCAATTTATACATTTTATGATCCTGAACAGACCCGCAGAAGCTTGGGGGTTTTCGGTATTCTTTGGCAAATTAATTATGCTAAATCTTTAAACTTACCTTATGTCTATCTTGGATACTGGATTAAAGACTGCCAAAAGATGCGTTATAAAACGGATTATCGCCCCATAGAGTTACTCATGAACAATCGCTGGGTACTGCTCAACTAA
- a CDS encoding DNA translocase FtsK, giving the protein MPKSTKKPAANNREILHLRLREGLLIGFVAVCIYIFVSLISYSGSDPGWSRTGSGDGVVNAGGPVGAWLADVFFALFGYMAYLFPSMLAFRAWRLFKSRYRPVGFDSLVFSLRVIGLILVMISSTGLATNGDYGNSGLPFGAGGVLGDAIGHATLASFNEFGSRLILIAILLFGLTVFTDLSWIKLMDSVGAITLSLYERAGEAWYHYRQARAERRKAALAAKERHEAFTTKTEIQKTRVPPQIAPPPKPIAKSSRPEKERQTSLFDGPVTGTLPSLSLLDKAVHNPERGFSPETLEAMSRLLEIKLLDFGVSAKVVAVFPGPVITRFELEPDAGVKVSKISNLVKDLARSLAVVSVRVVEVIPGKPYVGIEIPNEDREIVNFHDVLSSEVFDSSKSPLTLALGHDISGEPVCADLGKMPHLLVAGTTGSGKSVGVNAMLISLLYKSTPEEVRLMLVDPKMLELSVYDGIPHLLTPVITDMKDAANGLRWCVAEMERRYQLMSKMGVRNLAGFNRKVKDAIQAGEPLKDPLWKPEEHYQAGLEEAQPPDLEVLPSIVVVIDEFADMMMIVGKKVEELIARIAQKARAAGIHLLLATQRPSVDVITGLIKANVPTRIGFQVSSKIDSRTILDQGGAEQLLGHGDMLYLPPGAGIPIRVHGAFVSDEEVHRVVADWKRRGDPQYIDGLLEEGSTTDAMPGMAPEGGDNGEGDALYDEAVQYVTESRRASISSVQRKLRIGYNRAARLIETMEAAGVVTEMASNGSREVLAPPPRD; this is encoded by the coding sequence TTGCCTAAATCGACCAAAAAACCAGCGGCTAATAACCGCGAAATTTTACATTTGCGGCTACGTGAAGGCTTGCTTATCGGCTTTGTTGCCGTTTGTATTTACATTTTTGTCTCACTAATAAGCTATAGCGGCTCTGATCCCGGTTGGTCAAGAACGGGAAGTGGTGACGGAGTCGTCAATGCGGGTGGTCCGGTAGGGGCTTGGTTAGCTGATGTGTTTTTTGCCTTATTTGGATATATGGCGTATTTATTTCCAAGCATGCTGGCATTCAGAGCTTGGCGCTTGTTTAAATCCCGTTATCGCCCAGTGGGATTTGATTCCTTAGTTTTTTCACTTCGGGTTATTGGGTTAATTCTCGTGATGATATCGAGCACGGGACTGGCAACCAATGGTGATTATGGAAATAGTGGCTTACCCTTTGGCGCCGGCGGGGTATTAGGGGATGCAATTGGTCACGCTACCTTGGCGTCTTTCAATGAGTTTGGTAGCCGCCTGATACTCATAGCAATATTACTATTTGGGCTAACCGTTTTTACGGACTTATCGTGGATAAAATTAATGGACTCAGTTGGTGCTATCACGCTGAGCCTTTATGAACGTGCAGGTGAGGCTTGGTACCATTATCGCCAAGCGAGGGCCGAACGCCGAAAAGCAGCACTGGCTGCAAAAGAGCGTCATGAAGCGTTTACCACTAAAACTGAAATCCAAAAGACGCGAGTGCCGCCGCAAATCGCGCCGCCGCCAAAACCAATTGCAAAATCGTCGCGACCTGAAAAAGAGCGTCAAACATCGCTATTTGATGGCCCCGTCACCGGTACATTGCCATCGTTAAGCTTGCTAGATAAAGCCGTACACAACCCAGAGCGCGGATTTTCTCCTGAAACACTGGAGGCCATGTCTCGATTACTCGAAATTAAACTACTCGATTTTGGTGTGTCAGCAAAAGTTGTCGCTGTCTTTCCCGGCCCGGTCATTACTCGTTTCGAGCTTGAACCAGATGCGGGCGTCAAAGTAAGCAAAATTTCTAATTTAGTAAAAGATCTGGCGCGGTCCCTGGCCGTAGTCAGTGTGCGGGTTGTCGAAGTTATTCCCGGTAAACCCTATGTGGGCATTGAAATCCCAAATGAAGACAGGGAGATTGTGAACTTCCATGATGTTTTATCTTCAGAAGTTTTTGACTCCAGCAAATCGCCATTAACGCTGGCGCTGGGTCACGACATTTCCGGCGAGCCGGTGTGTGCTGACCTTGGTAAAATGCCACACTTGTTAGTTGCCGGTACCACGGGTTCGGGTAAATCGGTTGGCGTGAACGCCATGCTTATCAGCTTATTATATAAATCGACACCTGAAGAGGTTCGGTTAATGCTGGTTGATCCAAAAATGCTTGAATTGTCGGTATATGACGGTATTCCGCATTTATTAACGCCTGTTATCACCGACATGAAAGATGCGGCCAATGGTTTGAGGTGGTGTGTTGCAGAGATGGAGCGGCGCTACCAATTAATGTCAAAAATGGGGGTTAGGAATCTCGCCGGCTTCAATCGTAAAGTTAAAGACGCAATTCAAGCTGGCGAGCCCTTAAAAGATCCACTTTGGAAGCCGGAAGAACATTATCAAGCAGGCTTGGAAGAAGCTCAGCCACCTGACTTAGAAGTACTTCCTTCAATTGTTGTGGTCATTGATGAATTTGCCGACATGATGATGATCGTCGGGAAAAAGGTAGAGGAACTCATTGCCCGTATTGCCCAAAAAGCACGTGCTGCCGGCATTCATTTATTGCTCGCGACGCAACGGCCTTCAGTGGATGTCATCACTGGGTTGATAAAAGCTAACGTGCCCACCCGTATCGGCTTTCAGGTTTCCTCAAAAATAGATTCACGAACCATTCTTGATCAAGGTGGCGCGGAACAACTGCTAGGCCACGGCGATATGCTTTACCTGCCTCCTGGAGCAGGAATACCCATACGGGTTCATGGTGCATTTGTGTCTGACGAAGAAGTGCACAGAGTGGTAGCCGATTGGAAGCGTCGCGGAGACCCGCAATATATCGACGGTCTGCTAGAAGAGGGCAGCACGACTGATGCGATGCCAGGCATGGCCCCAGAAGGTGGGGATAATGGTGAGGGAGACGCCTTGTATGACGAGGCAGTACAATATGTGACGGAAAGTCGACGCGCCTCTATCTCATCAGTTCAACGAAAATTGCGGATAGGCTATAATCGCGCAGCACGATTAATTGAAACAATGGAAGCAGCTGGTGTCGTAACTGAAATGGCCAGTAATGGAAGTAGAGAAGTACTGGCGCCACCGCCACGTGATTAG
- the serS gene encoding serine--tRNA ligase, with the protein MLDIKQVRLDPHAVAGALNKKYYRFDVAEFEALDALRKKADISSQNLLAERKKASKQIGELIKSGLNIDEAKAQVNESLAKIEADLEALKQQAKETNDALDNLLMAVPNLPANEVPEGKDESNNIEVLRWGQPRQFDFEIKDHVDVGGTLGGLDFDVAAKITGSRFAVMRGGLARLHRALIQLMLDTHTREHGYQEVYVPYMVNADSLRGTGQLPKFEADLFKLQGDSEYYLIPTAEVPVTNLYRDTIVDGAELDKGLRFTCHTPCFRSEAGSYGRDTRGMIRQHQFEKVELVQFVKPDESDAALDTLTGHAEAILQKLDLPYRKVILCGGDLGFSARKTYDLEVWLPGQSAYREISSCSNFGDFQARRMMARWRNPESGKPELLHTLNGSGLAVGRTLVAILENYQQADGSLTIPSVLQGYMGGIEKILPGEL; encoded by the coding sequence ATGTTAGATATAAAGCAGGTCCGGCTAGACCCACATGCAGTTGCCGGCGCGCTGAATAAAAAATACTACCGTTTTGATGTGGCAGAATTTGAAGCGCTGGACGCCTTGCGAAAAAAAGCTGATATCAGCAGCCAAAACCTCTTAGCAGAGCGAAAAAAAGCCTCTAAACAAATTGGTGAATTAATCAAATCAGGCCTCAATATTGACGAAGCGAAAGCCCAAGTAAATGAGAGCTTAGCGAAAATTGAAGCCGATTTAGAAGCCCTAAAACAACAGGCCAAAGAGACCAATGACGCACTAGATAACTTGCTGATGGCGGTACCTAATTTGCCAGCGAACGAGGTGCCAGAAGGTAAAGATGAATCTAACAATATCGAAGTACTGCGCTGGGGGCAGCCTCGCCAATTTGATTTTGAAATAAAAGATCACGTTGATGTTGGCGGTACATTGGGTGGATTAGACTTTGATGTTGCCGCTAAGATTACCGGCAGCCGCTTTGCGGTGATGCGTGGAGGTTTGGCGCGCTTACATCGAGCGTTAATTCAACTAATGCTTGATACCCACACTCGTGAACATGGTTATCAAGAAGTATATGTGCCCTATATGGTGAATGCAGATTCATTACGGGGTACAGGACAGCTACCAAAATTTGAGGCCGACCTTTTCAAACTGCAGGGAGACTCAGAGTACTATCTAATCCCAACGGCTGAGGTGCCGGTCACTAATTTATACCGCGATACCATTGTAGATGGAGCAGAGCTCGATAAAGGCCTTCGCTTTACCTGCCATACACCATGTTTTCGTAGTGAAGCCGGCAGTTATGGACGCGATACTCGAGGGATGATTCGTCAACATCAATTTGAAAAAGTCGAGTTAGTACAGTTTGTAAAACCAGATGAATCTGATGCCGCATTAGACACACTAACCGGTCATGCTGAAGCGATACTCCAAAAATTAGACCTGCCTTATCGTAAAGTGATTTTATGTGGTGGTGATCTCGGTTTCTCAGCACGTAAAACCTATGATTTAGAAGTCTGGCTTCCAGGGCAAAGTGCTTACCGAGAGATTTCTTCCTGCAGTAATTTTGGTGATTTTCAGGCGCGTAGAATGATGGCTCGCTGGCGAAACCCCGAATCAGGCAAACCTGAACTACTTCATACTCTAAATGGCTCAGGATTAGCGGTGGGACGTACATTGGTTGCTATCCTAGAAAATTATCAGCAAGCCGATGGTTCACTGACCATTCCCAGTGTTTTACAGGGCTATATGGGCGGCATAGAGAAAATCCTTCCGGGAGAGCTCTGA
- the lolA gene encoding outer membrane lipoprotein chaperone LolA has product MRQLFVFLCLSLLQLPVFAEGDVAQLHLHLSGAQSLSANFVQQVRDTDGNLLQESKGTIALKRPNNIRWESLEPFRYLLVSNGQTVWRYDADLEQLNTEEFNSLMSQTPAMIIGASIDELAADYSVTVVKSDNSREFILIPKQQGAFLEMRLLFSMGKFTGMRLVDTLEQTTQIDFIKPKYNIEFDEKTFEFNQENEAAAR; this is encoded by the coding sequence ATGCGTCAATTGTTTGTTTTTTTGTGCTTATCATTGCTCCAGCTCCCTGTTTTTGCAGAGGGTGATGTTGCGCAACTACACCTTCATCTCTCAGGTGCTCAAAGTCTCAGTGCTAATTTTGTTCAACAGGTCCGTGATACTGATGGTAACCTTTTGCAGGAAAGCAAAGGCACAATTGCCTTAAAGCGCCCCAACAATATTCGCTGGGAAAGTCTCGAACCATTTCGCTATTTGCTGGTAAGTAATGGACAAACGGTGTGGCGCTACGACGCTGATCTAGAACAGTTGAATACCGAAGAATTTAACTCTCTTATGTCGCAGACACCGGCAATGATTATTGGCGCGTCAATAGATGAGCTTGCCGCTGACTACTCCGTTACCGTGGTTAAATCTGATAATAGCCGAGAATTTATTTTAATACCCAAGCAACAAGGCGCTTTTTTGGAGATGCGGCTTTTATTCAGCATGGGCAAATTTACGGGCATGCGCTTAGTAGATACCTTAGAACAAACCACTCAAATTGATTTTATTAAACCAAAATACAATATCGAATTTGATGAGAAAACCTTTGAATTTAACCAAGAAAACGAGGCGGCAGCGCGTTGA
- the aat gene encoding leucyl/phenylalanyl-tRNA--protein transferase — translation MPAIPWLDINKLDFPSIECASEDPNGLLAVGGDLSTARILRAYRQGIFPWYDESQPILWWSPQPRAVLYPEKIYINRSLRKALRHADFTVSFDSAFDKVLNGCAEINPKRPGTWITDDMRGAYLALHQLGWAHSVEVWRGSELIGGLYGIGIGQMFFGESMFSREPNASKFALIHLCGQLQEWGYPIIDCQVGNDYLQSMGAEEIDRSLFKQHLNEYTNRIGQAVGMWEMHWRYSSSGSVGQT, via the coding sequence ATGCCCGCTATACCTTGGCTCGACATTAATAAGCTCGATTTTCCCAGTATAGAATGTGCCTCTGAAGACCCCAACGGCCTATTGGCTGTTGGGGGTGACCTGAGTACAGCGCGAATTTTAAGGGCTTATCGCCAAGGCATTTTTCCTTGGTATGATGAATCGCAACCCATTCTTTGGTGGTCACCGCAACCACGCGCTGTCCTCTATCCCGAAAAAATATACATTAATCGTAGTTTGCGCAAAGCACTCCGACACGCGGATTTCACCGTGAGTTTTGATTCTGCATTTGACAAGGTTTTGAATGGCTGTGCTGAAATCAACCCTAAGAGACCGGGAACGTGGATTACCGATGATATGCGGGGGGCTTATTTAGCTCTACACCAACTTGGTTGGGCTCATTCCGTTGAAGTATGGCGTGGCAGCGAGTTAATTGGCGGACTTTACGGCATTGGCATAGGGCAGATGTTTTTTGGCGAGTCGATGTTTAGCCGTGAGCCCAATGCCTCAAAATTTGCATTAATCCACCTATGCGGCCAGCTTCAAGAGTGGGGTTACCCTATTATTGACTGCCAAGTAGGAAATGATTACCTCCAAAGCATGGGGGCAGAAGAGATAGACAGATCGTTATTTAAGCAGCATCTAAACGAATATACTAACCGCATTGGACAAGCTGTAGGCATGTGGGAAATGCATTGGCGCTACTCCAGTTCCGGTTCGGTAGGCCAAACATGA
- the infA gene encoding translation initiation factor IF-1: protein MAKEDQIEMEGEVIDTLPNTTFRVRLENGHVVTAHISGKMRKHYIRILTGDKVKVELTPYDLTKGRITFRGR from the coding sequence ATGGCGAAAGAAGACCAAATAGAAATGGAAGGCGAAGTCATTGATACCTTGCCTAATACCACTTTCCGCGTACGCCTAGAAAACGGACACGTTGTTACCGCTCATATCTCAGGTAAAATGCGTAAGCATTACATCAGAATCCTAACCGGAGATAAGGTCAAGGTTGAATTAACCCCCTATGACCTCACCAAAGGCCGCATCACTTTCCGCGGACGTTAA
- the crcB gene encoding fluoride efflux transporter CrcB yields MHIYLLIALGGAGGALSRYGIGRAVNVYLAQIHWPLATFLVNFIGSFTIGAVYVLITEKSSLHTDWRYVLMVGFLGAFTTFSTFSLESVALLEAGKVVSAAVYMSGTLACCVLACWLGMIATR; encoded by the coding sequence GTGCATATCTATTTGCTAATAGCCTTAGGTGGAGCCGGTGGCGCCTTGAGCCGATATGGGATTGGTCGCGCTGTAAATGTCTATTTGGCACAAATTCACTGGCCGCTCGCTACCTTTTTGGTTAACTTCATTGGCTCATTCACCATAGGTGCGGTTTATGTATTGATCACAGAAAAATCAAGCCTACACACAGATTGGCGGTATGTTTTAATGGTGGGTTTTTTGGGTGCATTTACCACTTTTTCTACCTTTTCTTTAGAGTCAGTGGCGCTACTAGAGGCGGGGAAAGTCGTGAGCGCCGCAGTGTATATGTCAGGCACGCTTGCCTGTTGCGTCCTTGCTTGTTGGCTGGGAATGATAGCGACCCGATAA